One genomic region from Bubalus bubalis isolate 160015118507 breed Murrah chromosome 24, NDDB_SH_1, whole genome shotgun sequence encodes:
- the SRRM2 gene encoding serine/arginine repetitive matrix protein 2 isoform X9, producing MYNGIGLPTPRGSGTNGYVQRNLSLVRGRRGERPDYKGEEELRRLEAALVKRPNPDILDHERKRRVELRCLELEEMMEEQGYEEQQIQEKVATFRLMLLEKDVNPGGKEENPGQRPAVTETHQLAELNEKKNERLRAAFGISDSYVDGSSFDPQRRAREAKQPAPEPPKPYSLVRESSSSRSPTPKQKKKKKKKDRGRRSESSSPRRERKKSSKKKQHRSESESKKRKHRSPTPKSKRKSKDKKRKRSRSTTPAPKSRRAHRSTSADSASSSDTSRSRRCTDHSEDTVPAL from the exons ATGTACAACGGGATCGGGCTGCCGACGCCCCGGGGCAGCGGCACCAACGGCTACGTCCAGCGCAACCTGTCCCTGGTGCGGGGCCGCCGGGGTGAGCGGCCTGACTACAAGGGAGAGGAGGAACTGCGGCGCCTGGAGGCTGCCCTGGTGAAGCGGCCTAATCCTGACATCCTGGACCACGAGCGCAAGCGGCGCGTGGAGCTGCGATGCCTCGAGCTGGAGGAGATGATGGAGGAGCAGGG GTACGAGGAACAGCAAATTCAGGAAAAAGTGGCGACCTTTCGACTCATGTTGCTGGAGAAGGATGTGAACCctggggggaaggaggagaaccCAGGGCAGAGGCCAGC GGTAACTGAGACTCACCAGTTGGCAGAATTGAATGAGAAGAAGAATGAGCGACTCCGAGCTGCCTTTGGCATCAGTGATTCCTATGTGGATGGCAGCTCTTTTGATCCCCAGCGTCGTGCTCGAGAAGCTAAACAACCAGCTCCTGAGCCTCCCAAACCTTACAG tcttgtccgggAGTCTAGCAGTTCTCGCTCACCAACgccaaagcaaaagaagaagaaaaagaagaaagatcgaGGACG CAGGTCAGAGAGCAGCTCTCCTCGACGAGAGAGGAAGAAGAGTTCTAAGAAGAAGCAGCACAG GTCAGAATCTGAATCCAAGAAAAGGAAGCATAG GTCTCCTACTCCAAAGAGCAAACGTAAATCTAAGGACAAGAAGCGGAAGCG ATCTCGAAGTACAACTCCAGCCCCCAAGAGCCGACGGGCCCACCGTTCAACTTCTGCTGACTCTGCTTCTTCTTCAGATACTTCCCGCAGTCG GCGCTGCACAGACCATTCGGAAGACACGGTCCCTGCCCTCTAG